Sequence from the Mesorhizobium sp. PAMC28654 genome:
GGTCCTCGACGCCGTTCGACAGAAGAATGGTGCGTGGCGTCGGCTTGTCGTCGTAGAATTGCGCCAGGAACGAACCCAGCACTTCGGCGGCCTCAAGCGCGGGATCAGCCTTGGGGAAATAGGCGCGGTTGCCCCAGTTCTGGCCGGTGCGGAAGAAGAACACCTGGATACAGACCTGGCCGCCTTCCTGGTGGATGGCGAAAACGTCGGCCTCGTCGACGGTGTCCGGATTGATGCCCTGGTGGCTCTGCACATGTGACAAGGCCGCCAGCCGGTCGCGATAGATGGCCGCACGCTCGAAATCGAGATCTTCCGAGGCCTGTTGCATGGCGGCGGAGATTTCCTTCTTCACCTTCTGGCTACGGCCGGAGAGAAAATCCTTCGCCTCTTCGACCAATTCGGCATAGCCCTCATGCGAGATTTCGCCCGTGCACGGTCCGGCGCAACGCTTGATCTGGTAGAGGAGGCAAGGCCGCGTGCGGTTCTCGTAGAACGAGTTGGTGCAGCTTCGAAGCAGGAAGGCGCGCTGCAGCGAATTGATTGTGCGGCCGACAGCGCCCGCCGACGCGAAGGGACCGAAATAGTCACCCTTGCGCGACCGTGCGCCGCGATGCTTGTAGATGCCAGGCGAGGCGTGATCCCCGGTCAGCAGAATGTAGGGGAACGACTTGTCGTCGCGCATGAGAACATTGAATCGCGGCCGCAAGCGCTTGATAAGATTGGCTTCAAGCAGCAGCGCCTCGATCTCGGTGCGGGTAACGACGAACTCCATCGTCGCCGTCTCGCGCACCATCCGGCCGATGCGGTTGGTGTGAAACCTCCCTTGAGCGTAGTTGGTGACCCGCTTCTTCAGGCTGCGCCTTGCCGACATACAGCACGTCGCCAGCGGCATTCATCATGCGGTAGACGCCGGGCGCGTTGGGCAGGCGCTTGACGAGGGTCTGGATCACCTCGGCCCCGACCATGCCGTCGGCGTCACCCGCATGCGGCGTCCAGTCAATGGCTGTGAACGACAAGTCCGGCCCGGACGGCGCGACAACCTCTTCCGCGGCCTCGTCCTCAAGGTCGAGATCGACATCGGGTGGCAGGTCGTCGCCGCCGCCCCTCTTGTGTTTATGGTCTACGGTATTCATTCCACCATGCCTGTCACATCCGGCGTTTGCCACGCAAGATGCTGGCCGCCGTCGAGCGCTATCATTTGGCCGGTCACCGAGCGCGCTGCCCAAAGGTAGCGAATAGTGCTCCCGAATTCCGACAATTCCGGGCCGCGCTTCAGAATCAAGCCATCGACCTGCGCTTCAAAATCCTCATCGTTCTGCCACTTGTTCTTCAAGGTCGGTCCGGGGCCAATGGCATTGACCCGGATGCGAGGGCCGAGGGCCTGCGCCATCATCTGGGTTGCCGTCCATAGAGACGATTTCGACAGTGCATAGGAAAAATAGCGCGGCGTCGGGCGCCAGACACGCTGGTCGATGATGTTGACGATCAGCCCCTCCCCGTCGGCCGGCAGGCAATGGGCAAACTCTTGCGCCAGCAGGGCCGGCGCCTTCACGTGAACGGCGAAGTGGCGGTCCCAGGCCTGCCAGTTGAAATCCAGAATTGAATCGTCCTCGAACAGGGAAGCATTGTTGACCAGCAGGCGGACAGGGCCAAGCACGGCTTCGGCACGTGCGACGAGACTTCCGACCTCGGCCATGTCCGTCAAGTCGGCGACGAGCACCGTGGCGCGCCCGCCGGCGCTGTCTATGCGGGCGACCAGCGCGTCCGCCTCGGCACGCGAACGATTGCAATGGATGGCGACGGCAAAGCCATGAGCCGCGAGATCCTCGACGATCGCTCCGCCAATTCGCTTCGCTCCGCCCGTCACCAGCGCCACACCGTTGGCTTTGTCCATCTGTCAATCCTCGATTCCACGCCACAAAAAACTGCGCCGGCCAAATATGGCCAGCCATAGGTTAAATGCCGTTCGCACCTTGGGCAGGATTGTGGCAAAGCGGCCTGATCGGCGTCTGGGTACAGGCAAGACTCGGACCGCCCTTCGGAATATAGAACGCTGGACCCCTTGCACCAAGCCGGGTGCAGTGCAGCATGGCAAGCCTGCTGACATTCGCTGTTGCGAAGATGCAACGTCAAGGTTCGGCCTCATTCGCGCCAGGGAATGACCCAAGTTCAGGTTCGCTTCAGCCGCATTTTGACACGACATTTGGAACCGTTGAACGCCAGATCCGTTTATCCCCCCGGACGGGTTGAGGGCGCTTCATGGAAAACAAGCCTGTGTCCTGTGGCTTAAGGAGTAAAGAACAATGCAAGCCAATATCAAATTCGCCCGACCGTTGGTCGTGGCGCTTGGGCTCTTCGCCCTCGGTGGAACCGCATACGCCGCGGACGTAGTTCAGGAAGAGCCGCCGGCGCCCGCGCCGATTGCACAGCTTCCCGTAGCTTCCTGGGCCGGCCCTTATGTCGGTCTGAGCGTCGGTTATGGCTTTGCTGGCCATGCCGATCAAAAGGATGTGCCAAACGACATCGGCACCAAGGGTTTCGTTGGTGGCGTGTTTGGTGGCTACCAGTGGCAGCAAGACAACTTCGTGTACGGTGCTGAAGCCGACATCGGCTACAATGGCGTCAAGGGTTCCAACTCTCTTGGAGATGCCAAGGGCGGCGTCGAAGGTTCGTTGCGTGCCCGTCTCGGCTACGCTGTGACCCCGGACATCCTGCTGTACGGCACCGCCGGTGGCGCGCTGAAGGACCAGAAGGTTGATGACAACCTCGGCGACAGCGACAGCAAGACCATGCTCGGCTGGACGGCCGGTGTCGGTACCGACATCAAGATCACCGAGAACGTGTTCGGTCGTGTCGAATACCGCTACACGGATTTCGGCAACAAGGACTTCGGCCCTATCGGCAACGTCAAGTCGACCGACAACCGCGTCACCTTCGGCGTCGGTATGAAGTTCTAAGTCGTCCAAGCCACGACACGAAAAAGCCGGGCCTCGCGCCCGGCTTTTTTTGTTGCCCGCCAGTCAGGCCGGCACGCATGTCTTCAGTTCTGGGAACTTCTCGTCGAAACGCGCGGCCCAGCGGACAAGCCGAGCACGGCCCTTTTCCCACTTGCCGGCAAAACGCAGCGCCAGATAGCCAAGGCAGGCACGAACAGCCATCTGGCCGGCGGTAATCTTCTTCGGCAATTTTGGCGGATTGGCGTTGAGCATGTCCAGCGCGCCGGTGATCTTTGCCCACTGCCGATCCAGCCAGGGCTGATAGACCATGTCCTCGGGACGCGTCCGGCGCTCATAGACCATCGACAGCGCGCAATCGCAAATGCCGTCAGCCAGCGCTTCCAGCACTTCGGCTTCGAGGCGCTTGTCCGGATTGCGCGGAAACAACATGTTCTTCGAAACCCGGTTGAGATGCTGGGTGATGGCGCGGCTGTCGTGGATCGAACGTCCGTCATCAAGCACCAGAACCGGAATCTTGCCAAGCGGGTTGGCGCCGATCAGTTCGGCCGGCTTCTCTTCGGTCTTGACCGGGACGGCATCCATGGCAATGCCGGCATAGACAGCGGCCATACGCACCTTGGAACTGTAGGGCGAGGAGGACGCATAAAGCAGTCTGGGCATGATCGGTTTCCTGTTTTTGAGACAGGCACTGTTGATCATGCACGCCCTTGCAGGCAACAGCCAGAAAGAGAAAAACCGGCCGCCACGCCAGGAGGCAGCCAAATCCCAACCGGCTTCGAATCGACCGACATGGTCGCCCCGGACATATGAACACCTAGACGGCTTCAACCGCACCAAAGGGCACGTCGACTGATTTTCGAGGCCAGCCCTGACCATCAAACCAGCGAGCAAGGCATCCTGTTTGATGCCCGCTCTGCTGTCTTGCGCTCTGCTCTGGCTTGAAGAACCGCTTTTACTTCTTGGCGGACTTCGCCTTGGCGGGAGCGGCCTTCGGCTTTGCCGCCAGCGCTGCTTTCTTCACCGCGGGTTTTGCCACGGCCGCAGCCGCGGCCTTTTTCGCGGGGGCCTTCGCCGGA
This genomic interval carries:
- a CDS encoding outer membrane protein, encoding MQANIKFARPLVVALGLFALGGTAYAADVVQEEPPAPAPIAQLPVASWAGPYVGLSVGYGFAGHADQKDVPNDIGTKGFVGGVFGGYQWQQDNFVYGAEADIGYNGVKGSNSLGDAKGGVEGSLRARLGYAVTPDILLYGTAGGALKDQKVDDNLGDSDSKTMLGWTAGVGTDIKITENVFGRVEYRYTDFGNKDFGPIGNVKSTDNRVTFGVGMKF
- a CDS encoding SDR family oxidoreductase, whose translation is MDKANGVALVTGGAKRIGGAIVEDLAAHGFAVAIHCNRSRAEADALVARIDSAGGRATVLVADLTDMAEVGSLVARAEAVLGPVRLLVNNASLFEDDSILDFNWQAWDRHFAVHVKAPALLAQEFAHCLPADGEGLIVNIIDQRVWRPTPRYFSYALSKSSLWTATQMMAQALGPRIRVNAIGPGPTLKNKWQNDEDFEAQVDGLILKRGPELSEFGSTIRYLWAARSVTGQMIALDGGQHLAWQTPDVTGMVE
- a CDS encoding glutathione S-transferase family protein — encoded protein: MPRLLYASSSPYSSKVRMAAVYAGIAMDAVPVKTEEKPAELIGANPLGKIPVLVLDDGRSIHDSRAITQHLNRVSKNMLFPRNPDKRLEAEVLEALADGICDCALSMVYERRTRPEDMVYQPWLDRQWAKITGALDMLNANPPKLPKKITAGQMAVRACLGYLALRFAGKWEKGRARLVRWAARFDEKFPELKTCVPA